The following are encoded together in the Arcobacter aquimarinus genome:
- a CDS encoding Jag N-terminal domain-containing protein, translated as MKKFEASCLEKVYELATAEFNCSITELEIEVIQQPSKGFLGFGKKNAIIQACFKNNCRTYVQETKTFKNKDVKIEEISQRIENSIKSEQNSVIREKEEQVVSTSPKIESKDKIFDNFYNENASQSEISKIVVKKDKEKILEEVKEGVSLLFDNTCYKIEKINVEFYDEETLYIEFLGEDSALLIGKEGYRYKALSYILFNWINEKYGLMLRLEVAEFLKNQEEAIYTYLEPIVEIIKEKGTFKTKPLDGILVHIALKKLREEFPDKYVAVKTNVRGDKYVLVNEYRAREI; from the coding sequence ATGAAAAAGTTTGAAGCAAGTTGTTTAGAGAAGGTTTATGAATTAGCGACAGCAGAATTTAATTGTTCAATTACTGAATTAGAAATTGAAGTTATCCAACAACCAAGTAAAGGTTTTCTTGGTTTTGGTAAAAAAAATGCAATTATTCAAGCATGTTTTAAAAACAATTGTAGAACATACGTTCAAGAGACAAAAACTTTTAAAAATAAAGATGTAAAGATTGAAGAAATTTCTCAAAGAATTGAGAATTCAATTAAATCTGAACAAAATAGTGTTATTAGAGAAAAAGAAGAGCAAGTTGTATCAACATCTCCAAAAATAGAATCGAAAGATAAAATTTTTGATAATTTTTATAATGAAAATGCTTCTCAATCAGAAATCTCTAAAATAGTAGTAAAAAAAGACAAAGAAAAAATTTTAGAGGAAGTAAAAGAAGGAGTTTCTCTTTTATTTGATAATACTTGTTATAAAATTGAAAAAATCAATGTTGAATTTTATGATGAAGAAACACTTTATATTGAGTTTTTAGGAGAGGATTCTGCTTTATTAATTGGTAAAGAAGGATATAGATATAAAGCATTATCATATATTTTATTTAATTGGATTAATGAAAAATATGGTTTGATGTTAAGACTTGAAGTTGCAGAATTTTTAAAAAATCAAGAGGAAGCAATTTATACATATCTTGAACCAATAGTTGAGATTATAAAAGAAAAAGGTACATTTAAAACAAAACCTCTTGATGGCATTTTAGTTCATATCGCATTGAAAAAACTTAGAGAAGAATTTC